The following proteins come from a genomic window of Peptoniphilus equinus:
- a CDS encoding N-acetylmuramoyl-L-alanine amidase, with protein sequence MKIKAVLLAFGLSMLLSTVSYAKTFTVTINDTSTKVNSVTVKVNDSSLNTAYDAYVLGGRTFVPIREISEKLGSTVNWDNATKSATIISGSDEVKLQIGSTVVYVNGQKNTISEDSIPQFAQYVKPDYATKTMVPLRFLSEALGYTVSWDQASQTASVDQFKTAAIAHDAVAAEKSNNGAATTVDKEVIEPKDSDGYRSLNELKQRERASDKELEVPEQTRRTISETIEKQGAVTVVVDPGHGGKDPGTNNDSVKEKELNLKVAKLLKPKLQSLGYEVLMTRDSDEYLTLLERAEVANENDAEIFVSIHFNYSTNSDASGIETFYADEKTVGIKAHVQKYLADAIQKELIRVTGANNRGVKNGSSYVVLNKTKTVAALTELGFVSNADEARRFEDEAYLNDLATAIANGIENYVAKYVK encoded by the coding sequence ACGTCTACGAAGGTCAACAGTGTCACCGTCAAGGTGAATGACAGCAGCTTGAACACGGCTTACGACGCGTATGTACTGGGTGGGCGAACTTTTGTACCTATTCGCGAAATTTCAGAGAAGCTGGGATCTACAGTGAACTGGGACAATGCCACGAAGTCTGCGACCATTATAAGCGGATCTGACGAAGTCAAACTGCAGATCGGTTCAACGGTAGTCTATGTCAACGGGCAAAAAAATACGATCTCGGAAGATTCCATTCCGCAGTTTGCACAGTATGTGAAACCTGATTATGCTACGAAGACCATGGTTCCTCTTCGATTTTTATCGGAAGCTTTAGGTTACACGGTGAGCTGGGATCAAGCGTCTCAAACCGCCAGTGTCGACCAATTTAAAACGGCAGCTATTGCTCATGACGCAGTGGCGGCTGAAAAGTCCAATAATGGGGCTGCAACCACGGTAGACAAAGAAGTTATTGAACCGAAAGACTCTGACGGATACCGGTCGCTCAATGAGCTGAAACAACGGGAACGGGCTTCGGATAAAGAGTTGGAAGTGCCTGAGCAAACGCGGCGCACCATTTCTGAAACCATTGAGAAACAAGGTGCTGTCACCGTAGTGGTGGATCCGGGTCATGGCGGCAAGGATCCCGGTACAAATAACGACAGTGTAAAAGAAAAAGAACTGAATTTAAAAGTGGCAAAGCTTTTAAAACCCAAACTTCAAAGTCTGGGATATGAAGTGCTGATGACTCGGGACTCCGATGAGTATCTGACCTTGCTTGAACGTGCGGAGGTCGCCAACGAGAACGATGCTGAGATCTTTGTATCCATTCACTTTAACTATTCTACAAATTCGGATGCGTCGGGGATTGAAACTTTTTATGCGGATGAAAAGACCGTCGGTATTAAAGCTCATGTTCAAAAATATTTGGCCGATGCCATTCAAAAGGAACTCATTCGTGTGACCGGCGCTAATAACAGAGGTGTGAAAAACGGCTCCAGCTATGTCGTGCTCAACAAGACAAAGACGGTAGCGGCATTGACTGAGTTGGGTTTCGTGTCCAATGCCGATGAGGCTCGCCGCTTTGAAGATGAAGCCTATTTAAATGATTTGGCCACAGCCATTGCAAACGGCATCGAAAATTACGTGGCAAAGTATGTAAAGTGA